A single genomic interval of Falsiruegeria litorea R37 harbors:
- the hrcA gene encoding heat-inducible transcriptional repressor HrcA, translating to MSDASKILDEMNDRSREVFRLIVEGYLDSGDPVGSRTLTRTLSEKVSAATIRNVMQDLEFLGLLDSPHVSAGRVPTQMGLRMFVDGLLEVGDLNAADRKKIDATVDSNSADVSGLLDRVGSVLSGVTQGASLVLTPKHEAEIKHIEFVSLAHDRALVVLVFADGHVENRLFTPPPGQTPSSMREAANFLNSLIEGRTLSEVSTVIQSQITARKQEIDVLAREMVEGGLAVWDAEGQDSARLIVRGRANLLADTGQEEELERIRSLFDDLERKRDIAEFLELTEDGDGVRIFIGSENKLFSLSGSSLVVSPYMNADRKIIGAVGVIGPTRLNYGRIVPIVDYTAQLVGKLVSDRS from the coding sequence ATGAGTGATGCGAGCAAAATTCTGGATGAGATGAACGACCGCTCGCGCGAAGTGTTCCGGTTGATTGTCGAGGGTTATCTGGACAGTGGCGATCCGGTGGGCAGCCGGACCTTGACCCGTACGCTCAGCGAAAAGGTCAGCGCCGCGACGATCCGCAACGTGATGCAGGATCTGGAGTTTCTGGGACTCCTCGACAGCCCCCATGTCAGTGCCGGCCGGGTGCCGACGCAAATGGGGTTGCGGATGTTCGTTGATGGGTTGCTTGAGGTCGGTGATCTGAACGCGGCGGATCGCAAAAAGATCGACGCGACGGTGGACAGTAACTCGGCCGATGTCAGCGGGTTGCTGGATCGTGTTGGATCAGTGTTGTCAGGGGTGACACAAGGTGCATCCTTGGTGCTGACACCCAAGCACGAGGCCGAGATCAAGCATATCGAGTTTGTGTCGCTGGCCCATGATCGCGCGTTGGTGGTTCTGGTCTTTGCTGATGGGCACGTGGAAAACCGCCTGTTTACGCCGCCGCCAGGTCAAACGCCCAGTTCGATGCGAGAGGCAGCGAATTTCCTGAATTCTCTGATCGAGGGGCGGACCCTCAGCGAAGTGAGCACTGTTATCCAATCGCAGATCACCGCTCGCAAACAAGAGATCGACGTGCTGGCCCGCGAGATGGTCGAAGGCGGCCTGGCCGTCTGGGACGCCGAGGGGCAGGATTCAGCGCGTTTGATCGTGCGGGGGCGGGCGAATCTGTTGGCGGACACAGGGCAAGAAGAAGAGCTGGAGCGGATCAGATCCCTGTTTGACGACCTGGAACGCAAGCGGGACATCGCTGAATTTCTGGAACTGACCGAAGACGGCGACGGTGTGCGCATTTTTATCGGGTCTGAGAACAAACTTTTTTCACTTTCGGGCTCCTCTTTGGTGGTGTCTCCATATATGAACGCTGATCGAAAGATCATCGGTGCGGTTGGGGTGATTGGCCCGACGCGCCTGAATTACGGTCGGATCGTGCCCATCGTTGACTATACCGCGCAGTTGGTCGGCAAGCTCGTATCGGACCGGAGTTAG
- a CDS encoding nucleotide exchange factor GrpE: MAEPKNEDFLDDIATAEAEELAEELAEISGEAAELDELRAERDEYKDKFMRALADAENARKRGDKARRDAENYGGSKLARDMLPVYDNLKRGLEAATDEQREVSAALIEGVELTMRALLDVFGKHGIQIVSPEVGDRFDPQMHEAMFEAPVPGTRAGDIIQVSAEGFMLHDRLLRPAQVGVSSTPAG; encoded by the coding sequence ATGGCAGAGCCAAAGAACGAAGATTTTCTGGATGACATCGCAACGGCCGAAGCCGAAGAGCTGGCCGAAGAATTGGCGGAAATCAGTGGCGAAGCAGCCGAACTCGACGAGCTGCGCGCTGAACGGGATGAATACAAAGACAAGTTCATGCGCGCGCTGGCGGATGCGGAAAACGCCCGCAAGCGTGGCGACAAAGCCCGTCGTGATGCCGAGAACTATGGTGGTTCGAAACTGGCCCGTGACATGCTGCCCGTTTATGACAACCTCAAGCGCGGTCTTGAGGCAGCAACGGATGAGCAGCGAGAGGTTTCGGCGGCCCTGATCGAAGGTGTCGAACTGACCATGCGCGCGTTGCTGGATGTGTTTGGCAAGCACGGTATTCAAATCGTGTCACCCGAGGTTGGTGATCGCTTTGACCCGCAGATGCACGAAGCGATGTTTGAGGCCCCCGTGCCCGGTACCCGAGCTGGCGACATCATTCAGGTGTCTGCCGAAGGCTTCATGCTGCACGACCGACTGCTGCGCCCGGCGCAGGTTGGCGTAAGCTCGACGCCCGCTGGTTAA